Proteins co-encoded in one Stomoxys calcitrans chromosome 5, idStoCalc2.1, whole genome shotgun sequence genomic window:
- the LOC131997579 gene encoding uncharacterized protein LOC131997579, translating into MDPEQTPVKTKAYFKQQWQQQETAQGSRGPGRSIPRRRRPLESRRRTSKSPRPQQLQLPPCYVRLERMVTKPVSRPVVAVRPIPRPAMAPGQTSGEAQPRLRPATPPAQRPLVEPLVRRPTAPIQDTIVLSSDSEGPPTPTRPYRLLPRRPPTPPLEVIQIVELSSDEEVLPNSLPRPFRFVPSNPPTPPPEVSPAQSSDESSAEELGVMGPAPAVSTSPRYVDSTASETEMPTSRRNPRLTATRVPTPPPARLSSAIVVPTPPLQRNYAYNCQERLPDEVQPALQRHIRVALAFHVPHRQYKKVVEICGRRYRIMVNRQGKVFVMPR; encoded by the coding sequence ATGGATCCCGAACAGACCCCGGTGAAAACAAAGGCCTATTTCAAGCAGCAGTGGCAACAGCAAGAGACTGCACAAGGCAGCCGAGGCCCCGGCCGATCAATTCCCCGCAGAAGGCGCCCGCTAGAATCCCGCAGACGGACCTCGAAGTCTCCTCGGCCACAGCAGTTGCAGCTACCCCCGTGCTACGTAAGGCTGGAGAGGATGGTGACCAAGCCCGTCTCGCGCCCGGTAGTGGCGGTGCGACCAATACCCAGGCCAGCCATGGCACCGGGGCAAACTAGCGGTGAGGCGCAACCCAGGCTGAGGCCAGCAACACCCCCGGCACAGAGACCGCTGGTGGAACCCCTAGTGCGTAGGCCGACCGCACCCATCCAGGACACAATCGTCCTGTCGTCAGACTCCGAGGGGCCGCCGACACCGACGCGGCCATACCGGTTGCTACCTAGACGTCCACCGACGCCCCCGCTGGAGGTAATACAAATTGTGGAATTGTCATCCGACGAGGAGGTACTGCCAAACTCGCTACCGCGCCCCTTCAGGTTCGTACCCTCAAATCCACCGACCCCGCCGCCCGAGGTATCCCCAGCTCAGAGTTCCGATGAGTCATCAGCTGAGGAGCTAGGCGTGATGGGACCTGCACCGGCTGTGTCGACGTCGCCGCGTTACGTTGATTCGACCGCTTCCGAGACGGAGATGCCGACGTCCAGGCGAAACCCACGCTTGACAGCGACCCGGGTCCCGACCCCGCCACCAGCACGATTGTCCAGCGCAATTGTGGTACCGACGCCACCTCTACAGCGGAACTACGCCTACAACTGCCAAGAGCGCTTGCCGGACGAGGTCCAGCCGGCCCTCCAACGCCACATCCGGGTAGCCCTAGCCTTCCATGTGCCGCATCGGCAGTACAAGAAGGTAGTGGAGATCTGCGGCCGCCGCTACCGCATTATGGTTAACCGCCAAGGGAAGGTGTTCGTAATGCCGAGATGA